A stretch of Synechococcus sp. MIT S9220 DNA encodes these proteins:
- the acnB gene encoding bifunctional aconitate hydratase 2/2-methylisocitrate dehydratase produces the protein MLSTYRENAAERLAQGIPALPLDASQAKALTELLQDPPAGEEQELLHLLSERIPPGVDEAAYVKATWLSAVAQGEATSPLVSPLEAIRLLGTMVGGYNVAALIELLKHSDDELAGCAAEGLSRTLLVYDAFNELMELAADNRFAKQVVDSWAAAEWFTSKPELAESITVTVFKIEGETNTDDLSPATHATTRPDIPMHALAMLETRDPEGLQTITRLKQGEHPVVYVGDVVGTGSSRKSAINSVLWHTGDDIPHVPNKRAGGVILGGKIAPIFFNTAEDSGALPIECDVTGLNTGDVITIRPYQGTIERDGEVVSRFELKPATISDEVRAGGRIPLMIGRALTDKVRAKLGLPPSELFIRPSAPQDTGKGFTLAQKMVGKACGLTGVRPGTSCEPLMTTVGSQDTTGPMTRDEMKELACLGFSSDLVMQSFCHTAAYPKPVDLQTQKDLPDFFAQRGGVALRPGDGIIHSWLNRMLLPDTVGTGGDSHTRFPLGISFPAGSGLVAFAAAIGAMPLDMPESVLVRFSGSLQPGVTLRDVVNAIPWVAIQRGLLTVEKANKKNLFNGRIMEIEGLPDLKLEQAFELTDASAERSCAGCTIKLSEATVSEYLRSNVALLKNMIARGYSDARTLARRIKEMEVWLSNPQLLSADADAEYAEVLEINLDELTEPVLACPNDPDNVKLLSEVAGAPVQEVFIGSCMTNIGHYRAAAKVLEGAGENKARLWVCPPTRMDEETLKAEGYYATFEAAGSRMEMPGCSLCMGNQARVEDDTTVFSTSTRNFNNRLGKGAQVYLGSAELAAVCAQLGRIPTADEYRSIASAKIDPLSDELYRYLNFDQISGFEDQGRVVSADEEAQMLAGA, from the coding sequence TTCCACCTGGGGTGGATGAAGCCGCCTACGTGAAGGCAACCTGGCTGAGTGCTGTGGCGCAGGGCGAAGCGACCAGCCCGCTGGTGTCACCGCTGGAAGCGATCCGTCTGCTTGGAACGATGGTGGGGGGCTACAACGTCGCCGCCCTGATTGAGCTGCTCAAACACAGCGATGATGAGCTAGCTGGATGTGCCGCTGAGGGCCTGAGCCGCACCCTGCTCGTGTACGACGCCTTCAACGAACTGATGGAGCTGGCGGCAGACAACCGTTTCGCCAAACAGGTGGTGGACAGCTGGGCAGCAGCGGAGTGGTTCACCTCCAAACCGGAGCTGGCTGAGTCCATCACCGTGACCGTCTTCAAGATCGAAGGCGAAACCAACACCGATGATCTCTCTCCAGCAACCCATGCCACGACCCGTCCGGACATTCCCATGCACGCCCTGGCGATGCTGGAGACCCGAGACCCTGAAGGCCTTCAGACGATCACAAGGCTGAAGCAAGGTGAGCATCCCGTGGTCTACGTGGGCGATGTTGTCGGCACAGGAAGCTCACGCAAGAGCGCTATCAACTCAGTGCTCTGGCACACGGGCGATGACATTCCGCACGTCCCGAACAAGCGAGCCGGTGGAGTGATTCTGGGCGGAAAAATCGCCCCCATCTTTTTCAACACCGCGGAAGACTCGGGCGCGCTGCCGATCGAATGTGATGTCACCGGTCTGAACACCGGAGATGTGATCACCATTCGCCCCTACCAAGGCACGATCGAACGGGATGGTGAGGTGGTGAGCCGCTTCGAACTCAAGCCAGCCACGATCAGTGATGAGGTGCGCGCCGGTGGCCGCATTCCGCTGATGATCGGTCGAGCCCTCACCGACAAGGTGCGCGCCAAGCTTGGTTTGCCGCCTTCCGAGCTGTTCATCCGCCCCAGCGCTCCGCAAGACACTGGCAAGGGATTCACCCTGGCTCAGAAAATGGTGGGTAAGGCCTGCGGCCTCACAGGTGTGCGCCCAGGCACCAGTTGCGAGCCGCTGATGACCACGGTCGGATCCCAGGACACGACCGGGCCGATGACTCGAGACGAAATGAAGGAGCTGGCCTGTCTGGGCTTCTCCTCCGACCTGGTGATGCAGAGCTTCTGCCACACCGCGGCCTATCCCAAGCCTGTGGATCTTCAGACCCAGAAGGACCTTCCCGATTTCTTCGCTCAGCGCGGCGGCGTTGCGCTGCGGCCCGGCGATGGCATCATCCACAGCTGGCTGAACCGCATGCTGCTGCCCGACACCGTGGGCACCGGCGGTGACAGCCACACCCGTTTTCCACTTGGCATCTCCTTCCCAGCCGGCTCTGGCCTCGTGGCCTTCGCTGCGGCCATTGGCGCCATGCCCCTCGACATGCCTGAATCGGTGCTGGTGCGATTCAGCGGCTCTCTGCAGCCCGGCGTGACCCTGCGTGATGTGGTGAACGCCATCCCCTGGGTCGCCATTCAACGCGGTCTACTGACGGTGGAGAAAGCCAACAAAAAGAATCTGTTCAATGGCCGAATCATGGAGATCGAAGGCCTCCCTGATCTGAAGCTCGAGCAAGCCTTTGAACTCACCGACGCCAGCGCCGAACGCTCCTGTGCCGGATGCACGATCAAGCTCTCCGAAGCAACGGTGAGCGAATATCTGCGCAGCAACGTGGCCCTGCTCAAGAACATGATTGCGCGTGGGTACAGCGATGCGCGCACCCTGGCCCGCCGCATCAAGGAGATGGAGGTTTGGCTGTCCAATCCCCAGCTGCTCAGCGCTGATGCCGATGCCGAATATGCCGAAGTGCTGGAGATCAACCTCGATGAACTCACCGAACCCGTTTTGGCCTGCCCGAACGATCCCGACAACGTGAAGCTGCTCAGCGAGGTGGCTGGAGCGCCGGTGCAGGAGGTGTTCATCGGTTCCTGCATGACCAACATCGGCCATTACCGAGCCGCGGCCAAAGTGCTCGAGGGAGCCGGTGAAAACAAGGCCCGCCTCTGGGTGTGCCCTCCCACCCGCATGGATGAAGAGACCCTCAAGGCCGAGGGCTATTACGCCACCTTCGAAGCGGCCGGCTCACGCATGGAGATGCCGGGATGCTCCCTGTGCATGGGCAACCAGGCCAGGGTCGAGGACGACACCACCGTGTTCTCCACCAGCACCCGTAACTTCAACAACCGCCTCGGAAAAGGCGCCCAGGTTTACCTCGGCAGCGCCGAACTGGCAGCGGTCTGTGCCCAGCTGGGCCGGATCCCCACGGCGGACGAGTACCGCAGCATCGCCTCCGCAAAGATCGATCCTCTGTCCGATGAGCTGTACCGCTATCTGAATTTTGACCAGATCAGTGGCTTCGAGGATCAGGGTCGGGTTGTCAGCGCAGATGAGGAGGCCCAGATGCTGGCCGGGGCCTGA
- a CDS encoding ClC family H(+)/Cl(-) exchange transporter, with the protein MVVLSDLKQRRHQLGSSRSIRRLLERRWWVVVLALMLTGLGAALTGVLFKAGIKVLSGWRLELLADLPAWAVLPGLGALGGLISGLMVAYLAPAAGGSGITHIMGFLKHRAVPMGLQVGLVKLVAGIVAIGSGFPLGPEGPAVQMGGSVAWQMARWLKAPVAFRRLIVAAGGGAGIAAVFSAPIGGFVYAVEELLHSARPVVLLLVIVTTFWADAWADVLGLAGLNSSGGGLDATQGFQLEREYTPLVNFLPIDLGYLIGLGVVVGVLAELYCRYVLAMQRKGNAWFGDHLVLRMVISGGVLGGVYAFLPEDFHNLEGLQHLIADGKADIPMALGTFIVLFFSTGLAAASGAPGGLFYPMLTLGGAIGLACGIWVEALTGHVPSTYVFAGMGAFVASCSRTPITAMFLAFALTKDLLILKPILVACLASFLVARLFDDRSIYERQLGMELLEEDHLEARRERRGGIHHAWEGSIRRRKFDPPKPSTPPKDNTKKPDP; encoded by the coding sequence ATGGTCGTTCTCAGTGACCTAAAACAACGCCGCCACCAGCTCGGCTCCAGCCGCAGCATCCGACGTCTGCTGGAACGACGCTGGTGGGTTGTGGTGCTGGCCTTGATGCTCACCGGCCTGGGCGCTGCCTTGACCGGTGTGCTGTTCAAAGCCGGCATCAAAGTCTTGAGTGGCTGGCGACTGGAACTGCTGGCGGATCTGCCGGCCTGGGCTGTTCTGCCTGGACTCGGAGCCTTAGGCGGCCTGATTTCAGGGCTGATGGTGGCCTACCTGGCCCCAGCCGCTGGCGGCTCAGGCATCACCCACATCATGGGATTCCTGAAACACCGGGCGGTGCCGATGGGGCTTCAGGTGGGCCTGGTGAAGCTGGTGGCTGGGATCGTGGCCATTGGCAGCGGCTTCCCTCTCGGCCCGGAAGGACCTGCGGTTCAAATGGGCGGCTCCGTGGCATGGCAGATGGCGCGCTGGTTGAAAGCACCCGTGGCCTTCCGCCGCTTGATCGTGGCCGCCGGCGGCGGCGCCGGTATCGCAGCAGTGTTCAGTGCCCCGATCGGAGGCTTCGTCTACGCCGTTGAGGAATTGCTGCACTCCGCCAGACCGGTGGTGTTGCTGCTGGTGATTGTCACCACCTTCTGGGCCGATGCCTGGGCAGACGTTCTGGGTCTGGCAGGCCTCAATTCCAGTGGAGGGGGCCTCGATGCCACACAGGGATTCCAGCTGGAACGGGAATACACACCACTGGTGAACTTCCTGCCGATCGATCTGGGCTATCTGATCGGGCTGGGCGTCGTGGTTGGGGTGCTGGCGGAGCTCTACTGCCGCTATGTGCTCGCCATGCAACGCAAGGGCAATGCCTGGTTCGGCGATCACCTGGTGCTGCGCATGGTGATCAGTGGTGGCGTTCTGGGCGGTGTGTACGCCTTTCTGCCTGAGGATTTTCACAACCTGGAAGGGCTGCAGCACCTGATCGCTGATGGCAAGGCCGATATCCCCATGGCGCTTGGCACCTTCATCGTGCTCTTCTTCAGCACCGGTCTGGCTGCTGCATCGGGAGCTCCAGGAGGTTTGTTCTATCCGATGCTCACCCTGGGAGGCGCCATCGGTCTGGCCTGTGGCATCTGGGTGGAAGCGCTCACCGGACACGTGCCCAGCACCTATGTGTTCGCCGGGATGGGTGCCTTCGTGGCCAGCTGTTCACGCACACCGATCACGGCGATGTTCCTGGCCTTTGCGCTCACCAAGGATCTGCTGATCCTCAAGCCGATCCTGGTGGCTTGTCTGGCTAGCTTCCTTGTGGCGCGTTTGTTTGATGACCGCTCGATCTATGAGCGCCAGCTGGGCATGGAGCTGTTGGAGGAGGATCACCTGGAAGCCCGCAGGGAACGACGCGGTGGCATTCACCACGCCTGGGAGGGATCGATTCGACGCAGAAAGTTTGACCCTCCCAAACCATCAACACCTCCTAAAGACAACACCAAAAAACCTGATCCATAG
- a CDS encoding radical SAM protein, with protein MAFPSTYTVGITSLGYQIVWATLAMRSDLDVRRLFTDQSDPPHRQCDLFGLSLSWELDGPVLLDLLEQQRIPIWSEQRSDQDPIVFGGGPVLTANPEPLAPFFDVILLGDGEELLPSFIDTLQEVRTESRSVRLRRLAQVPGIYVPSLYAPRYGTDGCLQSIDPIEAELPPTISKQTWRGNSLSHSTVITPESAWPDIHMVEVVRSCPELCRFCLASYLTLPFRTPSLDDGLIPAVEKGLLATRRLGLLGASVTQHPQFADLLSWLGHDRFDDVRVSVSSVRAATVTTELASGLARRGSKSLTIAIESGSERMREVVNKKLSNEEISAAARHAKEGGLRALKLYGMVGLPSEQEEDVESTADLLLQLKKTTPGLRFTLGVSTFVPKAQTPFQWQGVRPEADKRLKRLAKRLKPKGIDLRPESYGWSVIQALLSRSDRRLAPVIAAVRGSQESLGGWKKAYRSCRAGELPGTSSGGVDLPLPPPWEQVVHDNWDEAVVLPWDHLNGPLGRKTLLKHQSLSLAGAAPTVQD; from the coding sequence ATGGCCTTTCCCAGCACCTACACGGTGGGGATCACCAGCCTCGGCTATCAAATCGTTTGGGCCACCCTGGCCATGCGGTCTGATCTGGATGTGCGGCGCCTGTTCACCGATCAGAGCGATCCACCGCATCGCCAGTGCGATCTGTTCGGACTCTCCCTCAGCTGGGAACTGGATGGGCCGGTGCTGCTGGATTTGCTGGAGCAGCAACGAATTCCCATCTGGAGCGAACAGCGCTCGGATCAGGATCCAATCGTGTTTGGTGGCGGTCCTGTGCTGACCGCAAACCCCGAACCTCTGGCTCCCTTTTTCGATGTGATCCTGCTGGGAGATGGTGAAGAGCTGCTGCCCAGCTTCATCGACACTCTCCAGGAAGTCCGGACTGAATCACGTTCCGTGCGCCTGCGGCGGTTGGCTCAGGTGCCTGGGATTTACGTGCCATCGCTGTACGCACCCCGCTACGGAACCGACGGCTGTTTGCAAAGCATCGACCCGATCGAAGCAGAGCTACCACCAACAATCAGCAAGCAAACCTGGCGTGGCAACAGCCTCAGCCATTCAACGGTGATCACCCCGGAATCCGCTTGGCCCGATATCCATATGGTGGAGGTGGTGCGCAGCTGCCCGGAACTGTGCCGTTTCTGTCTGGCCAGTTATCTCACGCTTCCCTTCCGCACGCCGTCTCTTGACGACGGCCTGATCCCTGCTGTGGAGAAAGGTCTGTTGGCAACACGCAGGCTGGGACTCCTGGGTGCATCAGTCACTCAGCATCCACAGTTCGCAGACCTGCTCAGCTGGCTCGGTCATGACCGCTTTGATGACGTGCGAGTGAGTGTGAGTTCGGTGCGGGCAGCCACCGTGACCACTGAGCTTGCGAGCGGACTGGCCCGACGCGGCAGCAAATCACTGACAATCGCCATCGAGAGCGGCAGCGAACGCATGCGCGAGGTGGTGAACAAAAAGCTGAGCAACGAGGAGATCAGTGCCGCTGCGCGCCATGCCAAAGAAGGTGGACTGCGTGCCCTCAAGCTCTACGGAATGGTGGGGCTTCCCAGTGAGCAGGAGGAGGATGTGGAATCAACCGCAGATCTGCTGCTTCAGCTCAAGAAGACCACCCCTGGCTTGCGTTTCACCCTGGGCGTAAGCACCTTTGTGCCCAAGGCTCAAACCCCCTTCCAATGGCAGGGCGTCAGGCCTGAAGCCGACAAACGCCTCAAACGGCTGGCCAAACGACTGAAACCGAAAGGAATTGATCTACGGCCGGAGAGTTACGGCTGGAGTGTGATCCAAGCCCTGCTCTCTCGCAGTGACCGCCGTCTGGCTCCGGTGATCGCCGCAGTCCGAGGATCTCAGGAAAGCCTCGGAGGCTGGAAGAAGGCCTACCGCAGCTGCAGGGCCGGCGAATTGCCGGGGACCAGCAGCGGTGGGGTTGATCTGCCTTTGCCCCCTCCATGGGAGCAGGTGGTCCACGACAACTGGGATGAAGCCGTCGTGCTGCCCTGGGACCATCTCAACGGGCCTTTAGGACGAAAAACCTTGCTCAAGCACCAGAGTCTGTCTCTGGCTGGAGCCGCTCCGACAGTTCAGGACTAA
- a CDS encoding O-antigen ligase, protein MVWLDQGRPSLASARGWRCFQLGLFLLPSSALLGSLLLFPALLFGCAGRERPSWRDPWNAPLLLASGLMILGCFGAYDQGLAWVGLGNWLPFFWGFWGFQPYVMSGEARRRSALLLVAGSVPVVVTGLGQLWWGWQGPWQLLGGLIVWFMAAGGRPEGRLSGLFDYANIASAWLSMVWPLTLAALVQQGLNRWRRVVVLILAVLLVVALVLTESRNGWGALVLVVPLVLGPPSWPWLIPLLALALLPVLLSVLPGVPLMLQDPARTLVPESLWARLNDSQYAGERVLASTRISQWNVALQLIGERPWLGWGAAAFSVIYPLRTGQWHGHAHNLPLELAIGHGLPVAVLLVGFVVALLVVSLRRGLSGLFDRAWWTALFVLMVLHGTDLPFFDSRLNIAGWILLAGLRASFSPELSERLQPETDSGA, encoded by the coding sequence ATGGTCTGGCTGGATCAAGGTCGACCCTCTCTGGCGTCTGCGCGTGGTTGGCGCTGCTTTCAGCTCGGCCTGTTTCTGCTGCCGTCGTCAGCTCTGCTGGGAAGTCTGCTGCTGTTCCCAGCACTGTTGTTCGGTTGCGCTGGGCGTGAACGACCCTCTTGGCGTGACCCCTGGAATGCTCCGCTGCTGCTGGCATCAGGCCTGATGATTCTTGGCTGCTTTGGCGCCTATGACCAGGGACTCGCCTGGGTGGGGCTGGGCAATTGGCTTCCTTTTTTCTGGGGTTTCTGGGGTTTTCAGCCGTACGTGATGAGTGGTGAGGCCCGGCGCCGCTCTGCCCTTTTGCTGGTGGCAGGCAGTGTTCCTGTGGTGGTGACCGGTCTTGGCCAGCTCTGGTGGGGATGGCAGGGACCGTGGCAACTGCTGGGTGGATTGATCGTGTGGTTCATGGCAGCAGGTGGCCGTCCCGAGGGGCGTCTTTCGGGACTGTTTGATTACGCCAACATCGCCTCCGCCTGGTTGTCCATGGTGTGGCCACTGACCCTGGCTGCTCTCGTGCAGCAGGGATTGAACCGCTGGCGTCGTGTAGTGGTGCTGATCCTGGCCGTGTTGTTGGTGGTGGCGTTGGTGCTCACGGAATCCCGCAATGGTTGGGGCGCACTCGTGCTGGTGGTGCCGTTGGTTCTGGGTCCACCCAGCTGGCCTTGGTTGATTCCTCTGCTGGCGCTGGCGCTTTTGCCGGTGCTGCTGTCCGTGCTTCCCGGGGTGCCGCTGATGCTCCAGGATCCCGCCCGAACTCTGGTGCCTGAAAGTCTCTGGGCTCGCCTTAACGACAGTCAGTACGCGGGAGAGCGGGTCCTGGCTTCCACGCGCATCAGTCAATGGAACGTTGCGCTGCAATTGATTGGTGAACGGCCGTGGCTCGGTTGGGGAGCTGCAGCTTTCTCAGTGATCTATCCCCTGCGCACCGGTCAGTGGCATGGCCATGCTCACAATCTGCCGCTGGAGCTGGCGATTGGTCATGGACTGCCGGTGGCCGTGCTGTTGGTGGGCTTTGTTGTCGCCCTCTTGGTGGTGAGTCTGCGCCGAGGACTGTCTGGGCTGTTCGACCGGGCCTGGTGGACGGCGCTGTTTGTGCTGATGGTTCTGCACGGAACGGATCTGCCCTTTTTTGACAGCCGTCTGAACATTGCCGGCTGGATTCTGCTGGCGGGTCTGCGAGCGTCCTTTAGTCCTGAACTGTCGGAGCGGCTCCAGCCAGAGACAGACTCTGGTGCTTGA
- the purU gene encoding formyltetrahydrofolate deformylase — protein sequence MSSASVILQLICPDRPALVSELAGWVAANGGNIRHADHHTDSGAGLFLSRIEWDLEGFGLPRQAIPSAAESLAQRLGGEAQLHFSDDHPRVAILVSKQSHCLLDLLWRARSGELPMQVPIVIANHPDLESSCKEFGVPFIHVPVTRETKAEAEQTILELLIEHRVELAVLAKYMQVLSGTFLEQFPNVINIHHSFLPAFKGAQPYHRAWERGVKLIGATSHYVTEELDDGPIIEQTIAHVSHRDEVQDLIRKGRDTERLALARALRLHLCRQVMVYRGRTAVFA from the coding sequence TTGTCTTCCGCTTCGGTCATCCTTCAGCTGATCTGTCCGGATCGTCCGGCACTCGTGAGTGAACTCGCCGGTTGGGTGGCTGCGAACGGGGGCAATATCCGTCATGCGGATCACCACACCGATTCCGGTGCTGGTTTGTTTCTCAGCAGGATTGAGTGGGATCTAGAGGGCTTTGGTCTGCCGCGCCAGGCGATTCCATCAGCAGCGGAGTCTCTGGCACAACGGCTCGGGGGCGAGGCTCAGTTGCACTTCTCCGACGATCATCCCCGTGTGGCGATTCTGGTGAGCAAGCAGAGTCATTGCCTGCTTGATTTGCTTTGGCGTGCCCGCAGTGGGGAACTGCCGATGCAGGTTCCCATCGTGATTGCCAACCACCCTGATCTGGAGAGCAGCTGCAAGGAGTTCGGGGTTCCTTTTATTCATGTACCTGTGACCCGCGAGACCAAGGCTGAAGCTGAGCAAACCATTCTTGAGCTGCTGATCGAACATCGGGTGGAGCTTGCGGTTCTCGCCAAGTACATGCAGGTGCTCAGCGGTACCTTCCTCGAACAATTTCCCAATGTGATCAATATCCATCATTCATTTCTGCCCGCTTTCAAGGGCGCACAGCCGTATCACCGTGCCTGGGAACGGGGCGTGAAACTGATCGGTGCGACGTCCCATTACGTGACCGAAGAATTGGATGACGGCCCGATCATTGAGCAGACGATCGCTCATGTGAGCCATCGCGATGAGGTGCAAGACCTGATCCGGAAGGGTCGTGACACGGAGCGACTCGCTCTGGCCAGGGCTTTGCGCCTTCATCTCTGCCGACAGGTGATGGTCTATCGCGGCCGTACGGCAGTGTTCGCGTGA
- a CDS encoding sulfiredoxin has protein sequence MRVDQVPLASVRRPLQRFLDEDKVEALMASIRLEGLREPIDLLEVDGQLWGFNGCHRVAAHERLGLPTIRARIRQATSRDLNLHLR, from the coding sequence ATGAGGGTGGACCAGGTGCCGTTGGCTTCCGTCCGCAGACCTCTGCAGCGATTTCTCGACGAAGACAAGGTGGAAGCCCTGATGGCCTCGATTCGCCTAGAGGGTTTGCGCGAACCGATTGATCTGCTGGAGGTGGATGGTCAGCTCTGGGGTTTCAATGGCTGTCACAGGGTTGCCGCCCATGAACGTCTTGGCCTGCCAACCATTCGTGCCCGGATCCGACAGGCCACATCCAGGGACTTGAACCTGCATCTCCGCTGA
- the psbQ gene encoding photosystem II protein PsbQ: protein MLSALRRVAAFCLCLALCFGLAACDGSANAKPANISPEDMAVIRRQVEGFTAARERLPELAKLVDERDWTFTRNLIHGPMQEVGREMLYINQRLLPQDRAEANKLATSLKDAMADLDEAARLQDSAKLQKAYDDLEADFANYAAVIPEQAQS, encoded by the coding sequence ATGCTGAGCGCCCTGCGCCGCGTGGCCGCCTTTTGCCTCTGCCTGGCCCTCTGTTTCGGCCTCGCAGCTTGTGATGGCAGCGCCAATGCCAAGCCTGCCAACATCAGCCCAGAGGATATGGCTGTGATCCGCCGCCAGGTGGAAGGATTCACGGCTGCCAGGGAACGGCTGCCTGAACTCGCCAAGCTCGTCGACGAACGCGACTGGACCTTCACTCGCAACCTGATCCACGGCCCCATGCAGGAAGTGGGCCGCGAAATGCTGTACATCAATCAGCGGCTGCTTCCCCAGGACCGAGCAGAAGCCAACAAATTGGCAACGTCCCTGAAGGACGCTATGGCTGATCTCGATGAAGCCGCTCGTCTGCAGGACAGCGCCAAACTTCAGAAGGCTTACGACGATCTTGAGGCTGACTTCGCCAATTACGCCGCAGTCATCCCCGAGCAGGCCCAGAGCTGA
- a CDS encoding FAD-binding oxidoreductase gives MGAGVTGTGTAWQLAEQGHSVVLVDPSLATPIPERPADRDLNGSTASLGVLMGLAFRRSSGRAWRLRQRSMTLWPAWVEQLNHPESPLQLDTPLIQLAGSAEEAQRMQQLADARPDSGLQFIANDRLGETDPVWPQAGHGAMLSERDGRVDPLLLLKALRRSLIEHNVERRATEVVELQRPGSTARRQWRLITADGRNEAVDLVVICSALGSTKLLQSLGHQRPMDAVLGQVLELQLNKPAKQWTGWPAVLTCGGINLIPHGHNRLWIGATLEPGVNADPAATETMRRLNELAPSWLNAAQLLGQWHGLRARPRDRPAPLLEELEPGLLLASGHYRNGVLLAPATAEWVSQHIDKETITSP, from the coding sequence ATTGGTGCCGGGGTCACCGGCACCGGCACCGCTTGGCAACTTGCCGAGCAAGGGCACAGTGTTGTGCTGGTGGACCCATCACTGGCTACGCCAATCCCAGAAAGGCCAGCTGATCGTGATCTGAATGGCAGCACCGCATCATTAGGCGTGCTGATGGGCCTTGCCTTCCGCCGTTCGAGCGGCAGGGCCTGGAGACTGCGCCAACGCAGCATGACGCTGTGGCCAGCATGGGTTGAACAACTGAATCATCCAGAGTCACCTCTGCAGCTGGACACTCCGCTGATCCAACTCGCTGGCAGTGCAGAAGAAGCCCAGCGGATGCAACAGCTTGCGGATGCAAGACCCGATTCAGGACTGCAGTTCATCGCCAACGACAGGCTTGGTGAAACTGATCCGGTTTGGCCCCAGGCTGGTCACGGGGCAATGCTCTCCGAACGTGATGGACGGGTTGATCCTCTGCTGCTGTTGAAGGCCCTGAGGCGGAGCCTGATTGAACACAATGTGGAGCGACGGGCAACAGAGGTCGTGGAACTGCAACGCCCTGGCAGCACAGCCCGGCGCCAGTGGCGGCTCATCACCGCTGACGGACGGAACGAAGCCGTGGATCTGGTGGTGATCTGCTCTGCTTTAGGCAGCACCAAATTGCTGCAGAGCCTTGGGCATCAACGCCCCATGGATGCCGTGCTTGGACAGGTGCTGGAGCTGCAGCTCAACAAACCAGCCAAGCAATGGACAGGGTGGCCAGCAGTGCTCACCTGCGGCGGCATCAATCTGATTCCGCACGGACACAATCGCCTGTGGATCGGAGCCACGCTGGAACCTGGCGTGAACGCGGATCCCGCCGCCACAGAGACCATGAGACGCTTGAACGAGCTGGCCCCGAGTTGGCTCAACGCTGCTCAACTGCTCGGCCAATGGCATGGCTTGCGTGCCCGACCACGCGACAGACCTGCCCCTCTACTGGAAGAGCTCGAACCTGGACTGCTGCTGGCATCAGGGCACTACCGCAACGGTGTCTTGCTGGCACCCGCAACTGCTGAATGGGTTAGCCAACACATTGATAAAGAAACGATAACCAGCCCTTAA
- the pstS gene encoding phosphate ABC transporter substrate-binding protein PstS: MQRSFLTRTLTVISGVAAGLSLAACSTGGDSDEKGQGRLSAAGASFPAAIYQRWFQGLSPQGVMVNYQSVGSGAGVRQFTAETVDFGASDKPMKPEAIAKVSRGVVQIPMTAGAIAVAYNNPGCDLSLTQKQLAGIFLGQIKNYSTLGCADRAINVVHRSDGSGTTFNFTKHLEAISPEWKKDVGADKSVKWPTGVGAKGNEGVSAQLNQIAGGIGYVELAYVKGDLQAAAVQNASGEQVKPTNATASEALGSVDLGPDLIGGNPNPKAGYPIVTFTWVLAYETGNDDKTALLKKTFNYMLSDEAQSQAPDLGYVSLPPEVVSQAKAAADSIN; the protein is encoded by the coding sequence ATGCAACGCTCTTTTCTCACGAGAACGCTGACTGTCATCTCGGGTGTGGCCGCAGGGCTCAGCCTGGCTGCTTGCTCCACTGGTGGTGATAGTGATGAAAAAGGCCAGGGCAGGCTCTCTGCAGCAGGCGCTTCCTTCCCTGCAGCCATTTACCAGCGATGGTTTCAGGGATTGTCGCCCCAAGGCGTGATGGTCAACTACCAGTCCGTGGGGTCGGGTGCTGGTGTGCGTCAATTCACGGCGGAAACCGTCGATTTCGGCGCATCCGACAAGCCGATGAAACCTGAAGCCATCGCCAAGGTGAGTCGCGGTGTGGTGCAAATCCCAATGACCGCAGGTGCGATCGCCGTGGCTTACAACAACCCCGGCTGCGATCTATCACTGACCCAGAAACAACTGGCAGGCATTTTTCTCGGGCAGATCAAGAACTACAGCACACTCGGATGTGCCGACAGGGCGATCAACGTTGTTCACCGTTCCGATGGCTCCGGCACCACCTTCAACTTCACGAAACATCTAGAAGCCATTAGCCCTGAATGGAAAAAGGATGTTGGTGCAGACAAGTCGGTCAAATGGCCAACCGGTGTTGGAGCCAAAGGCAATGAGGGTGTCTCCGCCCAGCTAAATCAAATCGCTGGAGGCATTGGTTATGTGGAATTGGCCTATGTGAAGGGTGATCTCCAGGCCGCTGCGGTGCAGAACGCTTCGGGTGAACAGGTGAAACCCACCAATGCCACAGCCAGCGAAGCTCTGGGTTCCGTTGACCTCGGCCCCGATCTGATCGGAGGCAACCCCAATCCCAAAGCGGGCTATCCGATCGTCACCTTCACCTGGGTGCTGGCCTATGAGACAGGCAACGACGACAAAACGGCACTGTTGAAGAAGACCTTCAACTACATGCTTTCCGATGAAGCACAGTCGCAAGCTCCTGATCTGGGCTACGTCTCTTTGCCACCTGAAGTTGTGAGCCAAGCCAAAGCTGCTGCCGATTCCATCAACTGA